One window of Spirochaetaceae bacterium genomic DNA carries:
- a CDS encoding type II toxin-antitoxin system VapC family toxin, with protein MLLDTCTLLWLASSSDKLPANVRRVIASNAGNLFISAITAFEIGIKHRRGKLELPLAPADWIAEALDHHGVQEIAVDWRVAERSTSLPRLHKDPADRIIIATSLTTGAPILTPDGDIAQYPGVTVIWDGTPPSR; from the coding sequence TTGCTGCTCGACACCTGTACTCTGCTGTGGCTCGCGTCGTCTTCCGACAAGCTGCCGGCCAACGTGCGCCGGGTGATTGCAAGCAACGCCGGCAACCTGTTCATCTCCGCGATCACGGCGTTCGAGATCGGCATCAAACACCGGCGCGGCAAGCTGGAGCTACCACTTGCCCCGGCTGACTGGATTGCCGAGGCGCTCGATCACCATGGCGTGCAGGAAATAGCGGTCGACTGGCGGGTCGCGGAGCGATCCACGTCCTTGCCGCGGCTGCACAAGGATCCGGCGGACCGCATCATCATCGCCACTTCCCTCACCACCGGCGCGCCGATCCTCACTCCGGACGGCGACATCGCGCAGTACCCCGGCGTCACGGTAATCTGGGACGGTACCCCGCCTTCTCGCTGA
- a CDS encoding type II toxin-antitoxin system prevent-host-death family antitoxin, with protein MVNTHEAKTRLSELLRLVEERSERIRVCRNGKPVAEIGPIARAERDPLVPNPRLSGVVFHEDPIAPLDDDDWPDA; from the coding sequence GTGGTGAATACTCATGAGGCGAAGACGCGGCTCTCGGAGCTGCTTCGGCTGGTCGAGGAACGCAGTGAACGGATACGGGTGTGCCGGAACGGCAAGCCGGTCGCCGAGATCGGCCCAATTGCAAGAGCAGAGCGCGATCCCCTGGTACCGAATCCGCGCCTCTCCGGGGTGGTGTTCCACGAGGATCCCATCGCGCCACTTGACGATGACGACTGGCCGGACGCTTAG